GCAGACCCCTATATTCATCCCACAGAAACTGCTGGCCTTACCACCTATCCGGTGCCAGTCGAAGAATTCACTATCAGCCACTGCCGGCCATCCGCCACCCCCACACAGCAACTCACTATTGCTGAGCCGGGTCCGCATGTGATGGTGTGCACAACCGGTGCGATCACTATCACCACCGCCGCGAATGAACGTGTCACACTTGCCCCAACTGAGGCAGTGTGGATTCCTGCCAGTGACGGTGAGTTTAGCGTCGCCGGCCACGGCGAAGGATTCCTGGCAGGGGTGCCAGCAGCCGCCGACCGGAGCTAGCAGATAGGGCAATGATTGATAGTGGCAATGCTTGAAAGTATTGCCCTGTCTATGGGAAACGAATGCGGCAGGATACCCACTACCGTGCCACTTTGAGATACGCGATGTGTCGCAACTCGTTTTTTCCCACAACTTCAGGCACAGTTATGGCCAGGTGGCCGCCGCTATGAGCGAATCATTCTGTAGACTACAACGTTGGATTCGCCGCCATCTCGTGTGCGGATCACATCGCCTAATCGCAGATGATCTGTGCTGCCAGCTGCACGAAGTGTCAGCTGACACGCAAGAACATGCTGCATGTCCAGTTTTGCCCTGCTGTGGCTCATGCCGCGCCGATCGAGGAGCACACCCATGGAACCCTGGGATGAGGAAATCTTCCAAGAAGAAGTCGTCGTCGATTTTCTTGACGAACTTTCCGATTTGGAAGAAGACGACATTGTGCAAGCAGTCGACGATGCGCTGGTCACCACGGTGAAAGATCCGCATGTCACTGCTGATGATCTGTTGGTGGGGCAGGCGGCAGCAACCATCACCGCTATCTGGTCAGGGGCACCCTATTCGGCCGGTGACGTGGTGGAAGAATATCCCTTTATTCGCAGTCTTACCGATCAGGCAACGGATGCAATGCAGCAGCTTGCGTTCACCATTTTGGAACAGGTCGACACCGACAGCGACCTGGATTCCTTCCTCGAAGCACTCACCGGTGCGGAGGTACTTAGCGACTCCACCGGCGACGACGCCTAGCATTCCGCCGAACAAGCAGGCACCTGCGGCATTGCCCACACTGAAGCGCACACCGCCCCTAGGATGAGATTGGGTGCAGGGTTTGCTGAGGCTGCCGCAGGTTTTGTGGCAGCCGCGGTGGACACACGATAGGAAAGAGATCTTGCGATGATTGTGGCGATTGAAGGGATCGACGGCGCTGGTAAACACACGTTGGTGACAGCTCTGCAGCAGCGA
The Corynebacterium choanae DNA segment above includes these coding regions:
- a CDS encoding DUF4259 domain-containing protein, whose product is MEPWDEEIFQEEVVVDFLDELSDLEEDDIVQAVDDALVTTVKDPHVTADDLLVGQAAATITAIWSGAPYSAGDVVEEYPFIRSLTDQATDAMQQLAFTILEQVDTDSDLDSFLEALTGAEVLSDSTGDDA